A stretch of DNA from Microbacterium sp. LWS13-1.2:
AGAAGCGGCGGCCGATGGTGGCGCCGGGGTGGATCTCGATGCCGGTGAGCCAGCGCGTGACCTGCGACCCCGCGCGGGCGACGAACCGCACGTCGCGGGTCCACAGTGCGTGCCACACCCGGTGCGCCCAGATGGCGTGCAGGCCCGGGTACAGCACGGCGATCTCCAGGCCGCCGCGTGCCGCGGGGTCGCGCAGCTTCGCCGCGGCCACATCCTCGCGTACGCGCGCGACGAACCCGATGCGCTCGTCGGTCATTTCGACTCCTCCTCGGGGTCGCGCAGGTGCGCATACAGTGCGGTCGACAGGTAGCGCTCGCCCGAATCGGGCACGATCACGACGATGCGCTGACCGGCCGCGTCCGGGCGCGCCGCGATCTGCAGCGCCGCCCACACCGCGGCGCCCGCCGACATCCCGGCGAGGATGCCCTCGCGGGTAGCGAGCTCGCGCGCGACGCGGATCGCGTCGTCGAACTCGACGTCGAAGATCTCGTCGACGACCGAGCGGTCGAGCACGTCGGGCACGAAGTTCGGGCCGATGCCCTGGATGCGGTGGCCGCCCGCGCGGCCCTCGGTGAGCACGGGGGAGTCCTTCGGCTCGACCAGGACGATCTTCGCGGCGGGGTTGCGCTCCTTGAGCAACTGACCGACGCCGGTGATCGTGCCGCCCGTGCCCGAACCCGCGACGAACCAGTCGACGTGACCGTCGGTGTCGCGCCAGATCTCCTCGGCCGTGGTGCTGCGGTGGATCGCGGCGTTCGCCTCGTGCTCGAACTGGCGGGCGAGGATCGCTCCCGGCGTCTCGTCGACGATGCGCTTGGCGGCGTCGACCGCCTCGGTCATGCCCTTGTACGGATCGGTCAGCACGAGATCGGCGCCGAATGCCTTCAGGAGCGTCCGACGCTCCTTCGACATGGACGCGGGCATCGTGAGGATGACCTTGTAGCCGCGGGCGGCGCCGATGAGAGCCAGCGCGATGCCGGTGTTGCCGCTGGTGGACTCGACGATCGTCCCCCCCGGCTGCAGTTCTCCCGCCGCCTCCGCGGCCTCGACGAGGGCGTAGCCGAGACGGTCCTTGACCGACGAGCCGGGGTTGTAGAACTCCAGCTTGGCGAGCACCTCCGCGCCGAGACCCTCCGTGAGCGCGTTGAGGCGCACGAGCGGGGTCTCACCGAATGCGGTGGTGATGTCGGGATGGATGCCGGGCACGTGGTGCTCCTCGGTTCGGGCGGCGCGGGAAGACGGCGACGGCGCGCCGGCGCCCGAACGGGTCGGGGTGGCCGGCGCGCCGTCGTGACGTGTCAATCTTCGCGCAGATCCTCGAACAGCGCGGTCGACAGGTAGCGCTCGCCGAACGACGGGACGATCACGACGATGTTCTTGCCCTCCGCCTCGGGACGGGCGGCGACCTGCAGGGCGGCCCAGATGGCGGCGCCCGACGAGATGCCGACCAGGATGCCGTCCTTCTCGCCCACCGCACGCGCGGTCGAGATGGCGTCGGGGAACTCGACGTCGATGACCTCGTCGATCACGCTCTGGTCGAGGATCTCGGGGACGAAGTTCGGCCCGATGCCCTGGATCTTGTGCGGCCCGGGCGTGCCCTTGGTCAGCAGCGGGGAATCGGCCGGCTCGACGGCGACGACCTTGGCTCCGGGCACGCGCTCCTTGAGCACCTGGCCGACGCCGGTGATCGTGCCGCCCGTGCCGATGCCGGCGACGAAGTAGTCGATCTGGCCGTCGGTGTCGCGGAGGATCTCCTCGGCGGTGGTCTTGCGGTGGATCTCGGGGTTCGCCTCGTTCTCGAACTGACGCGCGAGCACGGCGCCCGGGATCTCGGCGACGAGCTCCTCGGCCTTCGCGACGGCGCCCTTCATGCCGCCGGCGGGGTCGGTGAGTACGAGCTCTGCGCCGTAGCCCTTGAGGAGCAGCCGGCGCTCGATCGACATCGACGAGGGCATGGCGAGCACGACGCGGTAGCCGCGGGCGGCGCCGACCATCGCGAGCGCGATGCCGGTGTTGCCGCTGGTGGCCTCGACGATCGTGCCGCCGGGCTGCAGCTGACCGGATGCCTCGGCGGCGTCGACGATGGCGATGCCGAGCCGGTCCTTCACGCTGGAAGCCGGGTTGTAGAACTCGAGCTTCGCCAGCACATTCCCGCCCACACCCTCCGCGACGCGGTTCAGGCGCACGAGCGGCGTGTTGCCGAAGGCGGAGGTGATATCGGGATGAATGCCGGTCATGTCGGGGCCTTTCGCGGGTCACGGCTGGTCGAGAAACAGCCTAGGGGGCGCGTTTTCGTGTGAGTCCTTCTGTGACGAAAGCCTGGTCGCGCACGGGTACCCTTGCGCACCCGAGAGCAGGTGAGACCCCGTCCGGAGGCGGCTGCGAGAGCGCCCGACGGGCCGGGAGCGGCGAGAGCCGGGCCTAAAGTGGATGCGGTCATGGCTTCTCGCGACGATTCCCCCTTCCTCTCCGACGCGCTCGCGCGCGCGACCGCACGCCTGGCCGCCGCCGGCATCGCCGACCCCGCCGTCGACGCGGAGCTGCTGGCCGCCTTCGTCCTCGACGTCGGTCGTGGGGAAGTGCAGGCCGCCGCCTTCCGCGGCGACGCGATCGCCGCGCTGGACGAGCGCCGGCTCGACGAACTGGTCGCGCGTCGCGCCACGCGCGAGCCGCTGCAGCACATCACCGGCTCCGCACCCTTCCGCCACCTCGAGCTGCGTGTCGGCCCCGGCGTCTTCGTGCCGCGCCCCGAGACCGAGATGGTCGCGCAGCTGGCCATCGACGCGCTGTGGGTCGCGGCATCCCCGTCCCCGATCGCCGTCGATCTCGGCACCGGCAGCGGTGCGATCGCGCTCGCGATGGCGACCGAGGTGCCGCACGCGCGGGTGTTCGCCGCCGAGAACTCTGTCGACGCGTACGTGTGGACGAAGGAGAACTTCGCGCAGGTCGGCGCCGACAACGCCGCGCTCGCGTTCATCGACCTCGCCCATGCCTTCCCCGAGCTGGACGGAACCGTCTCGGTCGTGGCATCCAACCCGCCGTACGTTCCGGATGCCGCCATCCCGCGCGACCCGGAGGTGCGGTTCTTCGACCCGCCGGCCGCGCTCTACGGGGGAGAGGACGGCCTCGACGTCATCCGCGTGCTCAGCCGCGTGGGCCTGCGCCTCGCACACCCGGGCGGCACGATCGTGATCGAACACGGCGAATGGCAGGGCGAAGCGATCCGCGGGATCCTCGCCGCAGACGGTTGGCGCGCGACCGCGACGCACCCCGATCTGACGATGCGCGACCGCGCCACGACGGCCCTGCGCCCCTGATCATGGGGTCGGTGCCGCTCGCAATTAGACTGGCGGGCGACATGTCCCCCATCTTCGACTGCCGTGACGAGGCGCAGCTGCTCACCGGCATGCGCCAGGCGCGCCAGGCCATCGCCCGCGGCGAGCTCGTCGTCATCCCCACCGACACCGTATACGGCGTCGCCGCCGACGCCTTCGACCATCAGGCCGTCGCGCGCCTCCTGGCTGCCAAGGGACGCGGGCGCCAGTCGCCGCCGCCCGTGCTGGTCGCCGGTGCCACGACGCTCCGCGCGCTCGTGGCCGAGGTGCCCGAGCCGATCGAGCGCCTCGTCGAGGAGTTCTGGCCGGGGGGCCTCACCATCGTGCTTCCCGCGCAGCCGTCGCTGTCGTGGGACCTGGGCGAGACGCGCGGCACCGTCGCGGTGCGCATGCCCGCCCACCGCATCGCCCTCGAGCTCCTGGAGGAGACCGGGCCACTCGCCGTGTCGAGCGCCAACCTCACCGGGATGGCCGCCGGGATCACCGCCGAGGACGCGCAGGGGATGCTGCAGGACAGCGTCGCCGTCTACCTCGGTGACGGACCCTCCAAGACCGGCATTCCGTCGACCATCATCGACGCCACGAGCCTGATCGGCGGCGAGGAGCCGCGGGTGAAAGTCCTCCGCGAGGGCGCGGTGAGCCGCGCGCAGCTGCGCGACGTGCTCGGCGACCTCCTCGAGCCCGATCCGGGCTCCGACGAGGAGGACATCCCGGCCTCCGAGCCCGGCTTCGGTGACGCCTCGGGAACCGACGCGGCCGGCGCGGGCACGCCTGAGGCGCCGGAGCCCGGCAGCTCGTGAAGCAATACGTCTTCACGATCCT
This window harbors:
- a CDS encoding L-threonylcarbamoyladenylate synthase, with product MSPIFDCRDEAQLLTGMRQARQAIARGELVVIPTDTVYGVAADAFDHQAVARLLAAKGRGRQSPPPVLVAGATTLRALVAEVPEPIERLVEEFWPGGLTIVLPAQPSLSWDLGETRGTVAVRMPAHRIALELLEETGPLAVSSANLTGMAAGITAEDAQGMLQDSVAVYLGDGPSKTGIPSTIIDATSLIGGEEPRVKVLREGAVSRAQLRDVLGDLLEPDPGSDEEDIPASEPGFGDASGTDAAGAGTPEAPEPGSS
- the prmC gene encoding peptide chain release factor N(5)-glutamine methyltransferase, whose protein sequence is MASRDDSPFLSDALARATARLAAAGIADPAVDAELLAAFVLDVGRGEVQAAAFRGDAIAALDERRLDELVARRATREPLQHITGSAPFRHLELRVGPGVFVPRPETEMVAQLAIDALWVAASPSPIAVDLGTGSGAIALAMATEVPHARVFAAENSVDAYVWTKENFAQVGADNAALAFIDLAHAFPELDGTVSVVASNPPYVPDAAIPRDPEVRFFDPPAALYGGEDGLDVIRVLSRVGLRLAHPGGTIVIEHGEWQGEAIRGILAADGWRATATHPDLTMRDRATTALRP
- the cysK gene encoding cysteine synthase A, which encodes MPGIHPDITTAFGETPLVRLNALTEGLGAEVLAKLEFYNPGSSVKDRLGYALVEAAEAAGELQPGGTIVESTSGNTGIALALIGAARGYKVILTMPASMSKERRTLLKAFGADLVLTDPYKGMTEAVDAAKRIVDETPGAILARQFEHEANAAIHRSTTAEEIWRDTDGHVDWFVAGSGTGGTITGVGQLLKERNPAAKIVLVEPKDSPVLTEGRAGGHRIQGIGPNFVPDVLDRSVVDEIFDVEFDDAIRVARELATREGILAGMSAGAAVWAALQIAARPDAAGQRIVVIVPDSGERYLSTALYAHLRDPEEESK
- the cysK gene encoding cysteine synthase A — protein: MTGIHPDITSAFGNTPLVRLNRVAEGVGGNVLAKLEFYNPASSVKDRLGIAIVDAAEASGQLQPGGTIVEATSGNTGIALAMVGAARGYRVVLAMPSSMSIERRLLLKGYGAELVLTDPAGGMKGAVAKAEELVAEIPGAVLARQFENEANPEIHRKTTAEEILRDTDGQIDYFVAGIGTGGTITGVGQVLKERVPGAKVVAVEPADSPLLTKGTPGPHKIQGIGPNFVPEILDQSVIDEVIDVEFPDAISTARAVGEKDGILVGISSGAAIWAALQVAARPEAEGKNIVVIVPSFGERYLSTALFEDLRED